GAAGGTTAATAGAGAATTAGATTTTTCATTTACTTATAGTGAGGCTAGGTTTAGGGTCAATGCCTACTACAGTATGGGTTCCGTGGCTGCTGCTTTTCGAAGAATCCCTTTGGAAATCCCAGATATGGATAAGCTCCATCTTCCCGATATTTTGAGAGACTTTTGCGAGCTTCCGCAAGGTTTTGTTTTAGTCACTGGTCCAGCTGGACAGGGTAAATCTACTACTATTGCTTCTATGCTGGATAGGATTGCGCGAACACGTGCTGTGCATATTATTACTATTGAAGACCCTATTGAATATGTTTTTGAGCATAAGAAAGGTTTAGTTAATCAAAGAGAGATGCACGAAGATACTTTAGCTTGGGATGTGGCTCTTCGCACTGTGCTGAGGGAGGACCCGGATGTGGTTTTTGTAGGAGAGATGCGGGATTACGAGACAATTTCTTCAGCTGTGACTATTGCGGAAACTGGTCACTTGGTATTTTCCACACTTCACACTAATTCTGCAGCTCAGACTATTAACCGAATAATTGATGTTTTTCCTGAGGAAGAGCAAAAACAGATTCAAACCCAACTAAGCTCTACTTTGGAAGCTGTAGTTTCCCAACGGTTAGTACCTGCTATTGGAGGCGGTTTATACCCAGCGTGCGAAATTCTTCTTTCTAGCGCCGGAATTAGAAATATTATTCGGGAAGGTAATGTTCACCAAATAGATAATGTTATTAGTACTTCTTTGGAGCAAGGGATGGTTTCTCTGGACCGCGCATTGGCTCGGCTGGTAAAGGAAGGTAGAGTTGAGGCAGAGGTAGCAAGGAGATTTACTTTAAAACCTCAGGAGCTTGATCGATTGTTAAGATAATTTCAATCAATGCCAACTTTTAAGTATGTTGCAAAGGATAGTCAAGGAGCCACTAAAAAAGGTTCGGTAGAAGCGAGTAACAAAGCCCGCGCAATTGCGGTAATGCAGGAAAGAGGGCTGATACCTATTTCAATTCATCCCAAAAGAGAGTTTTTGGATCTTAGCTCCTTAAAAAAGAAGCTTTCGGGAGTAACCCAGAAGGAAAAGGTTGTTTTTACTCGACAGTTGGCAACTATGGTCGGTGCGGGCCTTCCTCTTACTCAGGCTTTATCTATTTTGCGTGACCAAGCTGGAGATACACCTTTTGGAGATATTTTAGAATACATTGTGGGGGAGGTTGAAGGGGGAAAACCGCTTTCGGAAGCAATGCGTAAGTTTCCGGATGTTTTTTCTTCTACTTATACGGCTCTAGTAGAAGCTGCGGAGGCTTCTGGTGCTATAAAGAAGGTACTTTTGCGTTTAGCGCAAAATTTGGAAAAAGAGAATGAATTGCGGCAGAAAATTAAAGGCGCTCTTTTTTATCCGGCAATGGTTCTGACAGCAATGGTTGGCGTAGCAATTCTGCTTTTGGTATTTGTGATACCGCAGCTTAAGTCTATTTACACTAGCTTTGATGCGGAGCTTCCCATTGCTACCCGTTTCTTTTTGGGTGTTTCAGATTTTGCTGTTAAACGCTGGTGGTTGGTAATAGCTTTAGTTGCCGGCTTAATTTTTGCCTTTCGTTGGTTTCGAAATACAGAACGGGGACGATATTTTACAGATGAATTAGTGCTGAAGCTTCCTATTTTTGGACCTTTGGTTAAGCAGATGGAGTTGGTGGAGATGACTCGAACCCTGTCACTGCTGCTTACTAGTGGTGTGCCAATTTTGGATTCTTTGAACATTGTATATAACGCTACTGAAAATGTAATGTTTAGAGATGCATTGGGTGATGCACGGGAAATTGTAAAACACGGAGAATCATTGGCAGCGCCTATTTCCGGTTCTGAGTACTTCCCTCCCCTAGTTTCCCGTATGATTCGAGTTGGGGAGGAAAGTGGTGAGCTGGGCGAAGTTTTGCTTAAGGTGGCTGAATATTTTGAAGGTGAGGCAGAGCATACGGTGGAAAATTTAACCACAGCGTTGGAGCCTGTTATTATGATTATACTGGGTGTGGGTGTGGGTTTTATGGTGTTGTCAATTATCATGCCCATTTATAACCTGACTAGCCAATTCTAGGAAGAGATGATCACGGAAAAGAGGAGGAAGAGATGATCACGGAAAGGGGAGGAAGAGATGATCACGGAATTTCCGTGATAATCTTTGTTCTGTTCTGTGACATTTTCTTTTCTGTGATAATCTCTGTTCTGTTCCGTGACAATCTTTGTTTTATTCAGTGCTAATCTCTTTTGGAAGGGGGTGAAAATATAACTTGAAAATTAAAGAATATTTAAGAGAACACGAAAAAAGTGGTTTTACTTTGGTTGAGCTTTTGGTGGTTATTGTAATTATTGGTATTTTGGCAACTGGTGTTTTGGCTGCTATTAACCCTATTGAGCAAATTCGCCGTGGCCGGGATACTGTACGTCAGTCTGCTGCGCGAGAGGTAATGTCTGCTGCAGAACGCTATTATGGTACGCATAATGGTTATGGTGGGACATGGCAGATGGATGCGGCAACCGATATCAAACACGATTCTGCCATAATTACGGATCTGATTGATGCGGAAGAACTGCGCTCTGGTTTTAGTGAGAGAAGTCCAATTCAGGAAGAGGAACTTTCGTACTACATTGACAGTACTAGTGAAGAGATTCGAGTGTGTTTCCAGCCAGAGTCAACTACTTTCCTCGATCAGGCAACCTGTGAAGATCCTTCTTGTTCAGCAGATGGGAATGATTGGTATTGTGTACCTGACTCTGGTTGATAGCGTTTGTGTAAAGTATGGCTTAATAAAAAGAAGCCCGGGCGGATTTTGGGTTCGTCCGGTCTTTTTTTTTAATCTTTTCTACTTTTCCGAGCATAATAAATTTATAAACTATGTTTGATCTTGTTTTGCTTTTTGTAATTGGCTGTTGCGTTGGCTCATTTTTAAATGTGCTTATTGACCGCCTTCCTAAAGGATCTTCTATTCTGGGTCGTTCTTATTGCGAAAATTGCAACACTCCCCTAGCCTGGTTTGACCTTATTCCTGTTTTTTCTTTTCTGTTTTTGTGGGGGCGGTGTCGGTATTGTGGTGAGAAAATCCCGTTTAGGCTCCCGCTTGTAGAGTTTCTTACAGGAGTGGGGTTTGTGGTGGTTGCAGTGGTATCAGCGGATTCAGTGGCTTCAATGGATTCAATGGCCTCAGTGGTTTCAGGGAGTGGTTTGTTGGGGCTGGTGACACTGTTAAATTTGTTTATACTCTTGGTTTTATTTTGTTCTTTTTTGGTTCTTTTCTTTACTGATTTGGAATACGGGGTGCTGCCAGATGTGATTGTTTTTCCGGCAACAGTGTTGGTTGTTTTTTGGCGTTTTTTCCTTCCTTTCTTTTATACTAAATACGAGATACTAGATACTGAATACTGGTTGATAATTCTGAAACAATATGGTGTCCCTGCCGTTTCTTTGGCGGGCTTCTTTATGATTCTAATTTTGATTACTCGCGGCCGGGGAATGGGGTTTGGTGATGTAAAGCTCGGGTTTTTAATGGGTTTGGTTTTGGGTTGGCCAGGTACCTTGGTGGGTTCTTTTTTAGCCTTCTTGTCTGGTGGGGTAGCCTCTGTTATTCTTTTGATTAGTGGGGAAAAAAAGTTTGGTCAGCAAGTCCCTTTTGGACCTTTTCTTATAACTGGAACAGCAGTTGCTGCGGTGTACGGCAGCGTTATTTGGGAGTGGTACCTCAGTTTTTTATAGCAGTCGAAAAGAATAGTAAAGTATGGTAAAGATGTGGTAAAGAATTGTTAGGAAGATATGAAAGAAGGAAAAATCAAGGATTTTACAGATTTGGAAATCTGGCAGCTTGGTAGAAAGCTGACGAGTTTGGTTTATGAAATAACGAAGTTGCTTTTGAAAAAGGCTCCTGAGGAAAAGTGGATTATGGTTGAACAGGTGCGAAGAGCTGTACATTCCATTTGTGCAAATATAGCTGAAGCTTATGGTCGTTATCATTTTGCGGATAGCTTAAATTTTCTTTACCATGCACGCGGTTCTTTGAAGGAGGTTAAGAGTTTCCTTTTGCTAATCGGATCTTTATATCCTTCTCTTGAAGATTTATGTAATGAAGGAGAGGTAATAGCTGACCGTTTAAATGTTAAGCTTAATAATTATATTCAGAGCACCAGAAATAGATTGAACAAAACTTGACTATACTTTACAACACTTTACAATACTTTTCTTCTTTTTTGCGAGGGGAGGTGTCTTTTGAACAAATGACTTTACTTAAAAAATGTAAAAACAATGCTGGGTTTACACTTATGGAGCTTCTTATTGTTATTGTAATTATTGGGATTATCGGTGGGCTTGGTGGCGGCTATTATCTAACATCACTTAGAAGGGGGCGGGATGGAAAAAGATCAGCGGATCTCAATAACTTGCGAAATGCTTTGGAAATGTATTATTTGGATAATGAGAATACTTACCCAAACCCTACTGGTGGTTTAGGCAGTTATACATCTGTTTCAAATTTGGAAAGCGACTTAGTTAGTGGTAGTAGTCAATATATTAAAGTGCTGCCTACTGACCCGCAGGAATCTCAGGGTACTGAGTATTTGTATAGTTCTAACGGTAGCTGTTATTGCATTTCAGCAGATATGGAAATGGAAGAAAGTGCGAGAACTGAATTTGGCGACTGTACCTGTCCAGACGTTCATGATAATTGTTATTTAGTTACCTGCCCCTAGGGACATACGCTAATTTACGCGAATGGGGTGCGCGAATTCAC
This genomic stretch from Patescibacteria group bacterium harbors:
- a CDS encoding prepilin-type N-terminal cleavage/methylation domain-containing protein produces the protein MTLLKKCKNNAGFTLMELLIVIVIIGIIGGLGGGYYLTSLRRGRDGKRSADLNNLRNALEMYYLDNENTYPNPTGGLGSYTSVSNLESDLVSGSSQYIKVLPTDPQESQGTEYLYSSNGSCYCISADMEMEESARTEFGDCTCPDVHDNCYLVTCP
- a CDS encoding prepilin-type N-terminal cleavage/methylation domain-containing protein — protein: MKIKEYLREHEKSGFTLVELLVVIVIIGILATGVLAAINPIEQIRRGRDTVRQSAAREVMSAAERYYGTHNGYGGTWQMDAATDIKHDSAIITDLIDAEELRSGFSERSPIQEEELSYYIDSTSEEIRVCFQPESTTFLDQATCEDPSCSADGNDWYCVPDSG
- a CDS encoding prepilin peptidase, with product MFDLVLLFVIGCCVGSFLNVLIDRLPKGSSILGRSYCENCNTPLAWFDLIPVFSFLFLWGRCRYCGEKIPFRLPLVEFLTGVGFVVVAVVSADSVASMDSMASVVSGSGLLGLVTLLNLFILLVLFCSFLVLFFTDLEYGVLPDVIVFPATVLVVFWRFFLPFFYTKYEILDTEYWLIILKQYGVPAVSLAGFFMILILITRGRGMGFGDVKLGFLMGLVLGWPGTLVGSFLAFLSGGVASVILLISGEKKFGQQVPFGPFLITGTAVAAVYGSVIWEWYLSFL
- a CDS encoding four helix bundle protein, whose product is MKEGKIKDFTDLEIWQLGRKLTSLVYEITKLLLKKAPEEKWIMVEQVRRAVHSICANIAEAYGRYHFADSLNFLYHARGSLKEVKSFLLLIGSLYPSLEDLCNEGEVIADRLNVKLNNYIQSTRNRLNKT
- a CDS encoding type IV pilus twitching motility protein PilT, whose product is MDEQLEELLDITINEGASDLHLTVDAPPTVRVARELTPLADYENLSPEDTARIVFSLLDTEQQERLKVNRELDFSFTYSEARFRVNAYYSMGSVAAAFRRIPLEIPDMDKLHLPDILRDFCELPQGFVLVTGPAGQGKSTTIASMLDRIARTRAVHIITIEDPIEYVFEHKKGLVNQREMHEDTLAWDVALRTVLREDPDVVFVGEMRDYETISSAVTIAETGHLVFSTLHTNSAAQTINRIIDVFPEEEQKQIQTQLSSTLEAVVSQRLVPAIGGGLYPACEILLSSAGIRNIIREGNVHQIDNVISTSLEQGMVSLDRALARLVKEGRVEAEVARRFTLKPQELDRLLR
- a CDS encoding type II secretion system F family protein; the encoded protein is MPTFKYVAKDSQGATKKGSVEASNKARAIAVMQERGLIPISIHPKREFLDLSSLKKKLSGVTQKEKVVFTRQLATMVGAGLPLTQALSILRDQAGDTPFGDILEYIVGEVEGGKPLSEAMRKFPDVFSSTYTALVEAAEASGAIKKVLLRLAQNLEKENELRQKIKGALFYPAMVLTAMVGVAILLLVFVIPQLKSIYTSFDAELPIATRFFLGVSDFAVKRWWLVIALVAGLIFAFRWFRNTERGRYFTDELVLKLPIFGPLVKQMELVEMTRTLSLLLTSGVPILDSLNIVYNATENVMFRDALGDAREIVKHGESLAAPISGSEYFPPLVSRMIRVGEESGELGEVLLKVAEYFEGEAEHTVENLTTALEPVIMIILGVGVGFMVLSIIMPIYNLTSQF